TACCACGTAAACGAGAGAGGCATATACCTTGAaaggaatataataaaatctAGAAATAATAGGATATTAGTAGATCTAGGCAACCAATTTGatttaaatgatttttatcaatCAACTTTGAGTCTTAAAAATCAATTGAATGGCTACaatgatgatgaaaaagaaataccAAATCGTCGAAATATTATAGATTCACATGTAAAGAATcataaagaaaatagaACATTGcccaatttaaataatgtagataaaaaaacgaaaaatcTAATTTATGAGATTCGAAAAGAATTagaagaaacaaaaaaggaGCTTGATAATAAAAGGGATGGTGAATTGGCAATACAACtgatacaaaataaaagaataacaaaaaaggatgaaaatatttctgCATTAGAATGTAAAAACTTtaagcaaaataaaaatgaaggaAATAATTTGGAGAATGAAGATGATAATTTTGAAggtgaatataataaaattatatcaataaataattataaggaATTCAAAACTAAtcgaaaatttaaaaaactactaaaaaaaatatttaagacGGTGATGAAGAGTACAGCTTTTTTGGCGATAATACTAACAGGAGGGCTTATCATTCCATTTATGCTTTTAATTATGCAGGACTCATTTGACGAAACTATGAACGAATGGGGACTTTATGGGttacatattaaaaaataaaaaaattcaagaTAActattctttattattatgttttattatatttgtttaaatgattaaaaataatgtatataatattttatgacaTATAagttacaattttttacgTTCTGCAAAACAATGAAATTTGATTTAttgtttgttttattattatacattttttaatttaatatataatgaatttatCATTGTTTAGTATTTGTCAAAACTCATTTATCCTTATTtccatgcatatatattatatattaatggaTTTTGAATTTACTCATTTTTAGTTAATGTttataattgtattttgtaattattttaaataaacttatttaaacatattttctaATAAAACTATAATCTATATTGTAGATTTGGGTTCAGATTTAGAGTGATGTTTGGGGGAATTCATATTTGGGGTCCGGGTTCTGTACTATGTGTTATTGTTTTGTTCTATAGAACCGATGTTTTGGGATAgagctattttttattaattttttataatttgataatatttattttactacAAATGttgattaaatatatgtaccaCCCcgtatttttaatttcgaGATGATGTCTAAATATGCACCCAAAAGGGCATACCCATTAATATGAAAGGGATCgcataacatatttttcataaattatgATACTCTATCTATTcgcttatatatattaaatatgggaatattataacttcacattttatattttattgctATTTTTTGGATAACTATATATGAGACCCCTTATTATCTATTATATAGGACTTGCTAGCCCATAGCTATATTGAATCGtgaataacaaaatatacttctttatttgatgaaacatttatttagtaaaacttattatttgtgtcatatttatttttattaaattgtattttGATAACCGAAcagtataataatattatatatgagactataaattataattagattcatttgaaatatttgtctacattataatatacCTTCATgttaatgaatatatttttaatattaattaagcataatactaatatataacaggtagttatgcatatagatgtataatatatcgACCGAGAACCGATAATACAACGTTATCTATAAAAGATCTTTTATGAATCTAACGTTTTTAATGATACAATAAAATCGCActttatatacaatattttttaattttaattgtatttactagtctctttttttatttcctttacATTCGTATTAATAGATATTGCTTTATAagctttatttattttccataaaGGTATAGCATTAGATTAATCgctattcatttttaaattttatagttttgaggtataaatatattatattttaaatagcTAATGTAattgcatataaaaatattaataaaattgaatgCTATAGCttgttataatatttatatatacaatattgtATCAATGGGCAAgcaataaatatgttaaattCTGGAAACatatacaattatatatcaatgcaaagtatatataaaaggcatgtaataattaatttaatttgaactaataatatttatattaggttatatataatgtttttaCGAGATAGTATATATGTTCTAAAATACTTGATTTAAAGCTATGAAACACGGAAATGGAATAACTTCGACACGACAAAATTCATCTAAATCCATTATAAATGAACCTATATTGCATATACAAAGTAGTAATGCTATTATTTAAGAAGAAATTGGCTGCCTATTTTTCATGtgaaatgcatatattcattaagAATTATTATCGTAGAAaaacacatatatacacatcTACAGAATGTCTTTCCACAAATTTAAGTAATAATACTTATCCAATTTAAATTACTTCaccataattttatttaaaaatggtaCTCAATACTAAATTTgattcttcatttttttgtccTTAAAATTGCCTTACATATAAAGAAACAGTAAATAGTAAATGGTTATTACTTTAATTACCCTTTTAGTAATtacaaaacataaaaactaattaaaagtaaagttattacataattaattttaattcgtTTGAATTCACAAATtagcattatatatataccttCAAATTGCAACTAAAatcattatatacaaatttaatttaaaaaacagttgaaacaaaaaagaacatatatataatataaaaagatataatatatttattattatcttttctttttttgacttaaaaaattaatcgAAAAGTTGgatttatgtttataaaaatacaaaacaataattaatataaaaattaataacgcagatttatatttaattttttattcatctTCTATTTCGTCTTCACAATTGCTTCTTACATCCGAAATCCAATCAATAACTGTTTTTAAAACTTCTTCATTTCCTGTCTCTATCGTTATAGCATGATTCATATCATCAAGAGGatgaaattttttgttatgaACATTtgctttattataaaatgaatgTGCTGCCTCATAAGAACACGATGTATCATCTTTTGAATGCACAAATAGTAAAGGAATATCATTtggcatatatttaatattaccATTCAATGTGACAGTTGCTTTTATACATTCAgaaatatttctatattttatttcatcacTATTTCgaaatttatcatatttacatatattagcATAATATTCGGACTTTTTATAGCGTGATGATGAAGTTCGTTTATGAGGCATAACACAAGACAAGAAGCTAAATGcaggtaaataaaaatacttaAATGATTTGTTTCCGGCATTCCGTGATGTTTTTAATCTCACCATACCAGATAAAGATACGCAAcctttaatatttaaatcatctaaataattataacgTATTTCATGGTCATCACTAGTACTAGCATTTATCGTAGCAGAGATACTAGCACTAGAAGTACCAGGACCATCATTTTTAGAATTCGTAATGCAGCGCTTATTCGAAATATGTTTTACAGAATTATCACTAATCATATCTTCTATCATATCATTGTCAATTTGATTAATATTAGTAGATTTGTCTAACACTGCTTTACGATTTTTATAGTTACTTGACTTTCCAGCATTAGTTTTATCTTTTTGTTCTTTCCCTAACAATTGTAATATTCTTAAAGCGATACCTCCTCCCATCGAATGCccaataatatacataggaagtcttttttttttagtggTCACTATATCATGAGATTCGTCATCCATTTGATTTTCATTCGATATTTCATCTTGAATTTGATTCATATATTGTATTACATCATTAACTATATCATCAAAAGAACTAAAATCACCTCTTACATTTTTCCATGCTTGTGATTCGCCATGTCCTTGCAAATCGATCCCATATACTGAATAACCATTTtgattaaatttttcaatCCAACTatctttataaatatagtaaTTATTAGTGTCTACTACTAAGCCTTCATCGTTATTTGGcatttgtaaatttattcTCATAAAAGTTAATCGAGTATGGGATTTTATTCcatgtattaaaaatataattcctACAGCCTTTTTAGCTACCCACccatatgtttttaaaagtaaaccatttttattacataacCAACCTATCTTAGGATCACCAtctaatttatttactGTAGTACTTCTTAACTCATCATTATTCAGTTCAATTTCTTCCATCGCTcatattatgaaatataataatccatattacaacaaaaaaacatatgttattttatagcataaataatgcatatatataattaaaattttacttttcaaatatatgcatatagattattagcaaaaaaatatatcatagtAATCGTATCATGAcgatatataaatttatatatgcgaACTCTACATCATATTACATtaatatcaaataatattaatgggATTGGatgtataatataacaaaCCATAAACAAATTACAAGAAAcggaaaaaaatgtataattatAGTTTACTTTATTTTCGAAGTTTTTTCGAGTATTTCATGCAACCAGATGAAATTTCAATTGATATAATACGATTAATAcgaattattatatgttgtTTGTTTTTCggcaatttattttttgtttttttaatttttttaattttgatatttcaaatttggtctaagaaaaaatatataattgttatatattatttttttattaataaataacgattatataatgcttttacttaaaaaataatgatgaggaaatacaaatatgcatatcatattataaaagcgacgaaaaaaaacggaaacacccaatttttttttttttattccgATGTAATAACaagtatatttaatttagtataaataaaaaaaaagttatatatattattattaatacaattttttaattataacaactgtaaaatataatcattccctagaaagaaatattattaatatatataatactttACAACTGCTAATGATTTATGGAATTAATATGCATTATAAGAAAGCCCATAAAAtcatttacaatttttttatttaaagtaataaacattttatttacctCAAAAATATGGTCTGCAATTAATAGCATATTGCtaaattttatgatataattttaaccGTAAGCTTTACAAACAGATCTAAAAAgtgaaaattttcattttatgtGTTTATAATTAGATTATTATCACAATTGAATCAATATATACTCTATATTTAGcataaattaacaaaataaaacgaTCCAAAATagcagaaaaaaaaattgaatctatatttttaaatattctcaaaaaatatataagataGTGTTTTTAAGGGCTATCttttgtaatatttaaattgtcaAGCCGCGAAAAACGAATGTTcttaatacattttattatttaccatttatatatatcttacAAACCCTAAAAACATGCTATGtcttttcataaaaatgcaCGTTATATGAAATGCATTAAATTGGGTTTGAGGTATGTTGTTAATTAAGAACGAAGATAATTAGACACAAActagtaaataaaatgtttagtaagtgttttttctttatgttttacatttttgGTTTTGTTATGTTTTGGGTTAGGGTTCTATACAACGGGTTATAGTTTTATTCTATAGAACCGATGTTGTGGGATAgagctattttttattaatttgttaataatttgatcatatttatttgtctATACGTGctgattaaatatatgtatcatCCCTGTATGTTTAATCTCGAGATGGTGCTTAAATATGcaacaaaaaaagagaaataaccataaaatgaaaggaatatcataaataaaaaatctttataaataataacattgTGTTTGTAGTATtcacaaaattaatatatgtagaTGCATTATAATGTTAAAAGacataaacaaattatatccAAAGAAAGcattattaaaacaaaaaaaaattctatgatgataatttaaagTGGCCATTATGTATGGAAACAAATTGTCTTATGAACATAAATCTTCTAATATTATGGTGCtgaaaagaatatatttcatatatgcttatatatgaaggaaaaaataatcgaCATCTTTTCCAATAATgcatttttgttaaatcTACGAATCCCCATCAAtctaagaaaaaaaaataaatggatgaatatataaaatattttaatttttttcaaattatagtatatattataaatatgtacattttttaaacaattgTTGAGAATTATCATgctattaaaatttgtatatctCTTACAGATTCGATATAGGTGATATCAACAtatttgtcttttttttcaatgaGGTATCCACCTATGTTAAGGaacgttttttttaattttccatttttaatatcatcTTCAGAATCAACTTCAGTTGTGAATAAATTTGCGCTTTTTatgattttgtttttatattctttctCGGAAGAGTTGTGATCAATTATATTTGCTGAGGTCATAGCGATTATAGTCCTGTCTTCTGATAtctacaaaattaataaaaatatattgcataaattattgtgaataatatgaaaaatacgATTTATAACGAAATAAAAGAGGGAAGGTTTCCTTACTTGAACTTTTTTGGCTAAAGCATAAAAGTATCTCTGACGGCCAAAACACCAATTTTTGTAACGCTTCTGTATGATTACTAAATTTGGATTGTACACACGAGCAATTTTTactaaaaaacaatattataaaattgaataGATGAAGTTaaaatatcataatttGAAGATATAGGAAAGaataaatagtaataataatatgctaATTTGactaattatttatgttttgtaTACTTTTATCCAAgtctttatataaaaaattgccAGTATCGGGATCCCATGCCTtgtttattgttttattatactaatgaaaataaagagaaatatatgtatataaattacaataattttttaattttaatttggtttatatattttaatggtGCGCGTTAATTGATACCTTATTCGGATCATCctttctatatttaatcTTTTCAACATCTGTATGGTcttcatgtttttttttatatgaaattatattacCACTATAAGATCctgtgcatattttataaccATCTTTACTTGTAGCATGATATTCTAAATGTTTTACAGCTTCGTTCATAAGTTTTTCCGcttcttttatttcttcgTGATTTTCACACAATAAGTGCTTGTTTGTTTCGTATACTTCTTCTGAACTATCATTGATAAAAGTTAACATGTTTTTTACGCgtacaaaaataaagatattgtatttatattatagcATTGTTGTACAAgcacatattttatattttcataatgaAACAtgtaatatgcatatatttctgCATTTTCTTACGTAggataacatttttttgatttgttttttttagattTTCCTGGAACAGGCTCAGTCGCAAGGGATTCATTATTTGCATATACGAAAATgcttaaaataaataaaacgatttgaatataaaatttattcatttttgaacattaaaaacaacatattaaaatatatattactattttttaattcaaaatTAACAACTCGAAAATCTGGACaagtataattaaaattgaagcaaataattttctccaataaagtataaaaacaaatttatttaaaaaaaatacaaattattatttaaacgACAAGTTTATATGCTTTATCAGATTTATAAgtttaatatgttttttatttaaataattcaatcACAAAACGACGTCGATAACAGAAGCtttcataaataatgaatatcaaaaatattatggtTCGTAATctcattaatattataatatctaaaaataaataattttaattatatcatataaattatatttttaatacaagGTATTATGAATAAGCacgtttttatatttttattattgatTAAActcaatttaaaatttataaaagatcCCGTTACGTAtggaattatatatatacttacattaataattatattaaaataaatattttttatttttttccatgtgttttacaaaatttatttgataatgcatagttttaatataaagtatgtctattatatttttaaatattgaaataatttattttaatctGATAAATGCAGTTAATTTGCATATGACTAATACtactataataaaaatatgttctACCTcgtcataaaaataacttgataaaatttatattatgagAATCGCACATTCTGTGATTTTTTTGTCacttataataaaaattttactaaataaaatttttgtagtaaaattgataattttataaaaattatttattggtAATAATACTGACGCCCAggtttatttataaattaaaacaaattataaatttccTTTTAATGGTAAAATATggtacatataaaataaaaaaaatccaaataaataaaatataaaaataaaataatgaagcATAATGTTGTAAAACCAAgaaatgcatatacatacagaaaattaattaattttttaattataatattcttgATTCCGAGGTTTTCATGTATTATGGGTCAAGGTTCTGTACTATGGGTTATAACTTGGTTTTATGGAATCTATGCTTTGGGATATTgtaatatttgtattaatttgtttataatttgatcatatttatttgttttgaaatggtgattaaatatatgtgatGTCCCTGTGTGGTTAATCTCGAGATGATGTCTAAATATGCAACAAAAAAAGGGTTACAACCATTAATGTGAAAGGGGTTgcatatcattttttccataaagcataatatatatattgagtGTTAATATTGATTTAATAtgattaaaataaaacgtCTATATTGCATAAGTTAATATAGATATTGGGTATATCATAATTGTCTATTATATAAAGCCTATTAATCAGGGACTATTTGAATTATGGataacataatatatttctttatttagtAAAACTTCTAATTTATGTCATAATTACTTTAacttaaattataatattccaAATGAACTATAATAATAGCATTATATATGAGGTTAGGCATTAATTATAAGATGATTCATTTGGAGCAATTGCCtacattataatatacCTTCAGTTtaactattatatttttaatgttagTTAAACAcattataaattcattatagataataaaatatagatacATGGAATATTGATCGAGAATCGGCAATACAACGTTATCTATAAAAGGAATATTATGCATCtaccatttttaataacacaataaaaattgaactatatatacaatattttaagttttataattttgaggcataaataaattatattttaaaatcgttaaaaataaaatataagtatattaataaattttcatatcacattttgttttaattattataaataatatgataatatgatagcgttattattatatacttatacatataatataataaaatattatatcaatAACTAATACTGAAATATGATTTTGTTGtgaaaaattcaaataattaaatattaattttatcgaAAAGGcacataataattaatttgatttgagctaaaaatatttttattaggttattatatatatgcaacttcacaaatataatgttattaaaaaaataatatatattctctAAAATGTTATACTTTAAAACAATGAATCAAGGAAAATTACTAATTgatttaacatatttttattaagcGCATTAATTATTTCGTTGTACTATACAGCGGTATAGCAGGAGGCAACAATGATAACAatagataaaatattaatacgAAAAAATCATTAAATTCATTTGATTCGAATAtgttgatatatattaattatatatattattaaaaccGTGATAAAACTGAAAAGATGCagaagataaaaaataattattataatttatacttgggtataatattaacaatacaaagtcatatattattaattctattaataattttataatttgtataaaaatatcgtttttctatattgagctaaatattttattataaaatatgtagtatataatatatttaggCTCTAAGTAGAAATGTGCACTATAATGGTAAATACACTTATATAATTTCGAAAGCTTATTATTACATCTAATCAAGAGTAatgttaaaattataaacctataaaatttaagtaaataataaggaaGTAATTTTATTGAATTAGTTTTCATAGATCAAGAATGAAATtcgtatttatatattaaatagttAATAAGCATGAAAAGgataatatacatttcatatatattaacttATTATAAAACCAATTTAGGTGCCATGCCGATTTTAATgtgtaattattttaattaaatcgAATTGCACATTTTGcgttttaatttaaaaaaaatgcataaatatgaagtatatattattttattaaaatatatttgtatattagGAATATTTGCATACAAAGTTATTGaacatttaaaattaggtattcatttatattattaattaaaatataaatataaacgatacatcatttatttagaaaaagtaataatgatgatCTATTTTTGAAcgttataattttaataaataatttgttttttatttaatagaaataataataaaatatgcaacaTGTGATGCAGAATAATAACGCATATCAATATATGATATCGATAATGagatacaaatatatttttaacaattatAGTGACAACATATTTCtgattctttatatatttatagtaGTATATTCTCTGGAATctctttattaaaataaacaagAGAATATATCGTTTTTCTCTATGTTTAGAATTATAATTGTAAGatatatgattatttaaacCAATTGCAAGATTACATAAAATTACATAATGTGATAATTCCAAActctattaaaaataatggtattagatatatatattatcaaacatgtttaaataaattaaactTATGACGGTTTAGATAAATTGCCATCAAAAGTCAATATAATGTTCCTTtagtaattatattattacatattaaattaaatatccaaaataataagaatgTGCTTAACTGCAGCTTTTGTTGGTccagtatatatattttatataaaaataatatgatgcCAAATATCAACAGattaaagataaaataacatTACAATGTCTAGTAAATTagtaagtatatattttttaaataaaacacatatatttccattttttgaatGCTGCACTACCTATAAATTACTATTAAATTGTAtttaaatacaatttttattagcatttattttatatttgttttaaaaaatgttttcttAGTGTAAACTCCTTCTCGATGTtgatgaatattttaacaatGGAATTGTCGATGAGGGcaaatttgataaaaacaaatcatTGCAATCTAAATGTCCTCAAAAAGGGCAAGAGAATAAATGCACAACTAATTATGAAAGAATTAACGCTTTGGGAGAATATTTATACCAAAAAATGCCTAAAAATTCTAATGAATTCAAAGGGGAAggaattaataataaccTGGATATTGAGTTTTTTATGATGTGGCTAGgcgataaaatatataaggtAGATAAAGACTATAAATCAACTTTGGAAGAATCTTATGAAAAACATCTAAAGAATATTACAGgaaaatttgaatattGGGATGCTTTAAACAGTAAACAAGTTTATAAGAATGCTACTATTGTGAGAAtgcacatattttataacttaCTTAATAGTATATGTAAAACAATTAATGAATTGGACAAAAACCTAAATAATACTGATGCCGCGattcttaaaaaatatggcaCTCATTGTCTTGATTTATATAGAAACATTTATGAGTCTGTTAAAGGATGTAAATCATACACGCATTTATTGGATAgtttaaaaacaatatatgaatatataaaatcgTATAAAATTACTGGTAATACTAGTCTTGATGATTCtaaaaaagttttattatttgtttctaCTCCATCTCTTACAACGTCTGatcataaaaatgaatattttatacataattatgAGACACTTAACTTTGGTGATGAAGGGTGTGAAAAATTGAAATTGAAGGATGAGAAAGATGGGGAAAAAGGTTCATTACCAGATTTACAGAGTATACAAGGCGATAAACTACCTAAAAATCCCAAGGGAGGAAATCGATCAAAAATTCAGCTGAGTGCAGAACTTCGACAAAAACTGGAAGCACAAAAAGAACTACTACGGAAAGCACGCCAAAAACATCAATCACGACCACGACCAGGAATCCCAAATCCTGCAGCTACAAAACCACCAACAGGGCCCAAACCACAACCCCCGCCAGCATCATCATCACCACAacacacacaaaaaatacCTGGACAatcaataaatttaaaaccGTCATCTGGGCAATCAACATCTACACAAACAGACCCCGCAAAGCCAGCACCTGCAAAACCAGTACCACCGCCACAACCATCTCCACCATCTTCGGGATCTTCACAAAAGGATACTAAATTAAAAGGATCTCAAACACCAGGGAAAACCCATCAAGATGAGGCAGGAGGCACAGTTAATGGAGCAGGGAGTGTAACAAAAGGCGGAAAAGGAATTCCAGGTGATGGAGCAGGTAGTGGAACAGTTAGTGGAACAGGAGGTGGGAACAGAGGTTTAGGTGGTGGAGCAGGTGGTGGAATAGGTGGTGGAATAGGAGGCAAAGATAATGCGAAATTAGGTTCAAATAATGATGCAGGAGTTAAAAGTAGTGGATCAAGTGGTGGAGCAGGTGTTTCAGTTAGTGGACAAGGAGCTACAGACAGTGTAATAGGAAGCAAAAGTGGTGGGAAAGGAGGTGCAGGTATCAATAAAGGAGACCCTGGTGGTAATAAAGTAAATACACATAGTGGAAAAGGAGGTAATGGACCAGGTGGTGTAGGAGGTAGTGGGCCGATTAAAACACAAGGTGATCAAGGAGGATCGTCTGGTGGATCAGGAAGCTCAGATAAAGTACAAGGAAAATTAAATGGTGGAACAACAGATACAAGTGCCAATCAAAAAGGTACAGGTAGTGGGCAAGTAGGTACAGTTGATGCATCAGGTGGCGGAGCAGGTGGGGTAATAAGTAACGGGCAAGGTAGTCAAGTAAACACAGGTGGTGCGCAAGGTGATCAAGGAAAATCACCTGGTGGGTTGGGAGGTTCAAGCAGTGTACAAGGGGCTACAAAAAGTGTAGCAGGAGGACCAGGTGTCGGAGCAGGAACTCCAATTAGTGGACCGGGTGATGGAAAAGGCACTGGTGTTAATGGACCTGGAGGTGCAGGTGTTGGACAAGGAGATACAGGCAGTGTAACAGGAGGCATTGGTGGTGGATCAGTTAGTCAAGTAGGAGGCACCGGTGGCGGGCCAGGAGGCGTAAAAATCAATCAAGGAAATCCAGGCACTAACCACGGAGGTTCAGGTACAAATCAAGGAGGATCGCCAGGCGATGGGGCAAATGGTGGACAAGGAAGCTCAGGTAGTCAAACAACCACAGGTGGGGGGACTGTAAATACAGGTAACAATACAGGCGATTCAGGAAGTGGAAAAGTTGGTGGATCAGGTGGCGGAGCAGGCGTTGGTCAAGGAATCCAAAATCCGGTTTCAGGAAGTACAGGAAGTCCAGGAGGTCGGGATCCAGCACATTCATCAGGATCATCCTATGGAAGTTGGTCAAACCTTTGGggaattaatttaaatccTATGAGTTATATACCTAGTATTTCCGATATGTATAAATCTcaaaagaatattttaacaaatGCCTATAATCAAGCCAGTAGTGTATATAATAGCACTGCGgctattgtaaaaaatacttATGATAGCACTGTGACCTTTGCAAAAGATACTTATGATAGCACTGTGACCTTTGTAAAAGATACTTATGAT
This genomic interval from Plasmodium chabaudi chabaudi strain AS genome assembly, chromosome: 11 contains the following:
- a CDS encoding CIR protein, with amino-acid sequence MSSKLCKLLLDVDEYFNNGIVDEGKFDKNKSLQSKCPQKGQENKCTTNYERINALGEYLYQKMPKNSNEFKGEGINNNLDIEFFMMWLGDKIYKVDKDYKSTLEESYEKHLKNITGKFEYWDALNSKQVYKNATIVRMHIFYNLLNSICKTINELDKNLNNTDAAILKKYGTHCLDLYRNIYESVKGCKSYTHLLDSLKTIYEYIKSYKITGNTSLDDSKKVLLFVSTPSLTTSDHKNEYFIHNYETLNFGDEGCEKLKLKDEKDGEKGSLPDLQSIQGDKLPKNPKGGNRSKIQLSAELRQKLEAQKELLRKARQKHQSRPRPGIPNPAATKPPTGPKPQPPPASSSPQHTQKIPGQSINLKPSSGQSTSTQTDPAKPAPAKPVPPPQPSPPSSGSSQKDTKLKGSQTPGKTHQDEAGGTVNGAGSVTKGGKGIPGDGAGSGTVSGTGGGNRGLGGGAGGGIGGGIGGKDNAKLGSNNDAGVKSSGSSGGAGVSVSGQGATDSVIGSKSGGKGGAGINKGDPGGNKVNTHSGKGGNGPGGVGGSGPIKTQGDQGGSSGGSGSSDKVQGKLNGGTTDTSANQKGTGSGQVGTVDASGGGAGGVISNGQGSQVNTGGAQGDQGKSPGGLGGSSSVQGATKSVAGGPGVGAGTPISGPGDGKGTGVNGPGGAGVGQGDTGSVTGGIGGGSVSQVGGTGGGPGGVKINQGNPGTNHGGSGTNQGGSPGDGANGGQGSSGSQTTTGGGTVNTGNNTGDSGSGKVGGSGGGAGVGQGIQNPVSGSTGSPGGRDPAHSSGSSYGSWSNLWGINLNPMSYIPSISDMYKSQKNILTNAYNQASSVYNSTAAIVKNTYDSTVTFAKDTYDSTVTFVKDTYDNTVTFVKDTYTASSNYITDAVNNVTTQFNSFGTSSQSGGNQSGSNTPGSGANTYNPPHPNLSPPLPSSPTLPLPQTNQTPSSSTSQSTSPPLSLLPSQTSQPILPLQAPSVTHSPSSQQQPSSTQVSPGTIQQSTSTTGKGVSQTVASTKAPLSSSGINPSSIGNGNKTPGTSIQVSEKPSIWCIGPNKKCDLVGISVIGVSISIFLAIMYKYLSFGSAKNLKKEKNMKRVINSTSGKRQIQIIINSSTKKKQTKKSIKPVYRGKPPLLNIYKLMQADPMPFINLFFLLIFFVYKRKRDTIE